The sequence TGAGCGCGTGCGCGCCTTCGCGCTGAACGCCACCGGCGTGGTGAAGCAGCTTCAGGAGCGGCACGGCACGTACCCCGCGGTCAGCGCCGCGCTCGGGCGCACGGCGATGGGGGCGCTCCTGCTGAGCGCGGCGTCGCTCAAGGAGGAGGACCAGGCGCTCAGCGTCGAGGTGCGCGGCGGCGGCCCGGTGGGGCGGATCATCGTCACCGCCAACGGGCGCGGCGAGGTGCGCGGGCTGGTGAGCAACCCCCGCGTGCACGCCGAGAGCGTCCGCCCGGGGAAGCTCAACGTGGCGGGGGTGGTGGGGAGCTCCGGCTACCTTTCCGTCACCAAGAACCTGGGGATGCGCGACCCCTACCAGGGGACGGTGGAGCTGCAGTCCGGCGAGATCGGCGAGGACCTGGCCTTCTACCTCGCGCGGAGCGAGCAGACGCCCTCGGCGGTGGGGATCGGGGTGTTCGTGGTCCCGGACGGCAGCGTGGAGGCCGCGGGCGGGTACCTGATCCAGCTCCTCCCGGGGCTGGACGAGGACGAGATCATCGCCATCGAGAAGCGGATCGCCGCGCTCCCGCACCCCACCACGCTGATCCGCGAGGGGACCACCCCCGAGGAGGTGCTGGAGCGCATCTTCCCGGAGGGCTTCGCCCTGCTGGACCGCTATCCGGTGCGCTTCCACTGCCCCTGCTCGCGCGAGCGCTTCGAGCGCGCCATCGTCAGCCTGGGGGAGGCCGAGGTCGCGCGGATCATCGAGGAGGAGGAGCAGCCCTTCACCGAGGTGGTGTGCCACTTCTGCAACGAGGCGTACCACTTCTCCCCGGAGGACATGCGGGAGATCCTGCGCGAGGCGTCGTAGACGGCGAGTGCGGAAGTGCGAAGTGCGGAAGTGCGAGAGTGGCTCCTCTCGTGCTTCCGCACTTTTCTGTTTCCTGCACACCTCTCGCCCTGAGCGGGGTCACTCCGCCGCGTTCAGGCGCAGAGAGCGCAGGGTCTCCATGACCGTCTCCCGCTCCTCGTCCTCCTCCCCGGCCGCGCAGGAGTAGGTGGCGAACACCAGCGTTCCCGGGGCCGTCGCCACCCCCACCAGCCAGAAGGTCTCGCCCTCGTCGGACTCCTCGTCCTCGCTCACGTACTCGCAGACGGCCAGGTCGGCGCCGCCCTCCAGCTCCAGGTCCTCGACCTCGTCCTCCTCCAGCTCCACCCCCTGCTCCTCCAGGAAGGAGTAGAGCTCCTCCGCCGGGTCCGGGAACTCGCCTTCCGGCTGCGGGACCCCCACCAGGTTCAGCACCCCCGCGCCGTCCGGGTGCGCGAGCTCCGCCCCGCCCACCTCCGGGTCGTGCTCGGCATACCACCCGTCCGGCACCCGCACGTCGAAGCCGCCCCCCGGGTCGGTGTACCGCCGCTCTTCCGCCATGGTCGCTCGCGTCCGTGGTCCGTGCCGTTGCCCGGCGTCAACATGTGCCGCTCCCGCCCCGCAGGCAAGCCATCCCCGCCAGGAGAGCCGCTCCCGGAGGTGACGCGGCCGGGGGTTCCGTCGTCAGTTTCACGAGCGCCGGAAACCTGCACCGGGCCAGCCCGGATGCGCTTGTCAAGACCGGCACGGAACCTGCCACCGATACCCCCAGGCGTGCCTGCCGGCGCGCCGCTCCCGCCCCGGCACGGAGGT is a genomic window of Longimicrobiaceae bacterium containing:
- the hslO gene encoding Hsp33 family molecular chaperone HslO; this encodes MSDRDYLVRATALDERVRAFALNATGVVKQLQERHGTYPAVSAALGRTAMGALLLSAASLKEEDQALSVEVRGGGPVGRIIVTANGRGEVRGLVSNPRVHAESVRPGKLNVAGVVGSSGYLSVTKNLGMRDPYQGTVELQSGEIGEDLAFYLARSEQTPSAVGIGVFVVPDGSVEAAGGYLIQLLPGLDEDEIIAIEKRIAALPHPTTLIREGTTPEEVLERIFPEGFALLDRYPVRFHCPCSRERFERAIVSLGEAEVARIIEEEEQPFTEVVCHFCNEAYHFSPEDMREILREAS